The Vicia villosa cultivar HV-30 ecotype Madison, WI linkage group LG1, Vvil1.0, whole genome shotgun sequence genome includes a region encoding these proteins:
- the LOC131621484 gene encoding uncharacterized protein LOC131621484 — protein MRIRKRQLPFSLSPVTFSDPNFINGSPEVVQLNDATTTSPKHSCIQALDHPQPSVQPVPPIGKPINGCDDSLTDERQHKKQPILVEDGRGQVGEEGQKVNDNRKGSISSAPISTELFASSSPSCSSYKQDWRWKDGEKAFPLKKRRGSFATNNNRNSNKDNNNTKKKMKMKNKMNKKCYDNNGGSGEEEVVVIRETKQKKVRGGALMEGSRCSRVNGRGWRCCQPTLVGYSLCEHHLGKGRLRSMASVRKRSLVAAKNHNVQDMSISPSIEMKTKFDGADNDDDDDDDDDDDDDDDERKPLVITKKRMKLGMVKARSMSSLLGQTNIDLAIVENNK, from the exons ATGAGGATCCGAAAGAGGCAACTACCTTTCTCTCTTTCGCCCGTGACTTTCTCAGATCCCAACTTTATCAACGGGTCACCGGAGGTGGTGCAACTCAACGATGCAACAACCACTTCACCAAAACATTCTTGCATTCAAGCCTTGGATCATCCACAACCGTCCGTTCAACCAGTCCCACCGATCGGGAAACCAATCAACGGCTGTGATGATTCCTTAACTGACGAGAGACAGCACAAGAAGCAACCGATTTTG GTAGAAGATGGGAGAGGGCAAGTTGGGGAAGAGGGACAGAAGGTTAATGATAACag GAAAGGAAGTATCTCAAGTGCACCAATATCAACTGAGCTTTTCGCATCCTCAAGCCCTTCTTGTTCTAGTTATAAACAAG ATTGGAGATGGAAAGATGGAGAGAAAGCCTTTCCTCTAAAGAAACGGAGAGGAAGTTTTGCGACGAATAACAACCGCAACAGCAACAAAGACAATAATAatacgaagaagaagatgaagatgaagaacaagATGAATAAGAAGTGTTATGATAATAATGGAGGCAGTGGTGAAGAAGAGGTAGTGGTTATTAGAGAGACAAAACAGAAGAAGGTAAGAGGTGGTGCACTCATGGAAGGTTCGCGGTGCAGTCGTGTTAATGGAAGAGGATGGAGATGTTGTCAACCAACACTAGTTGGTTATTCTCTTTGTGAGCATCATTTAGGGAAAGGAAGGCTGAGAAGCATGGCAAGTGTAAGAAAAAGGTCTCTTGTTGCTGCAAAGAATCATAATGTTCAAGACATGTCAATATCTCCATCAATTGAAATGAAAACAAAGTTTGATGGCGCAGacaacgatgatgatgatgatgatgatgatgatgatgatgatgatgatgatgagagaAAGCCATTGGTGATCACAAAGAAGAGGATGAAGCTTGGAATGGTTAAAGCACGATCGATGAGTAGTTTGTTGGGACAAACAAACATTGATCTTGCCATAGTTGAGAATAACAAGTAA